The following nucleotide sequence is from Nesterenkonia xinjiangensis.
TGCGGCCCTTCACCGTGCGGCCCTTCACCGTGCGGCCCACCCACACCCGCGGCGGGTGCGACGTCGGCGTCGCCCGGCACAGGACGATGGCGGTAGATGCCTCGGACGACCCGCTCGATGTCACGGGCCCGGAGCCGCTTCTCCGGCACTCCCGCGGCCAGGGCCTGTTGGCGGGTGAAGATGCGGCCGTAGAGCGACGGCGGGAGCGGGTCAGGTCGACGCATGAGGGCCAGCCTGCCCGATAGGCTTCCGCAGCACAGCCCCACGAGGCGCTTCTGTGGATAACCTTCCCCGGAGACGAGTTGAGCTGGTGAGTTTCCGCCTCAATCAGCCGTAGAACGACCTCTTTCAGGCGGAAACTCACCAGCTCAACCTAGAGGGTGGCGAAGGGTGCTCAGCGCACCGGGACCGGTGCCGGCTGGTCGCCGTCGCCGCCGCTGCCGGAGTCCTGCGGGCCCGACTCGGGGTGGGTGCCGTTGGCGATGGCGTCGGCCCGCTCCTCCCAGAACTCAGCGTTGCGCACGCCCAGGGTGCGCGGGTCGAACTGCGGGTCCTTCCCCGCCTTCATCTGCGCCCGATAGTCCTTGAGCGCCTTGAACGCCGGCTGCTGGATGAGCAGGATTCCCACGATGTTCAGCCAGGCCATGATGCCCACGCCGATGTCACCGATCGACCAGGCCCTGCCTTCAGCGCCCATCGCCCCGTAGAAGACCACGATGAGGATGACGACCTGCAGCACCGCCAGCAGCGCCCGCTGCACACTGGTGCTCTTGACCTTGCGCATCGCGTAGGTCAGGTTCGTCTCGGCCATGTAGTAGTAATAGACCAGCGTCGAGAAGGCGAAGAACGTCAGCGCGATGGCCACGAAGATCGATCCGGCCCCGGCGAAGACCGTGTCCAGCGCGTGCTGGGTGTACGGCGCACCGGCCTCCGCTCCCTCGGGCAGGTTCGTGGCGTGGTCGATGACGCCGTCGTCGGTCTCCACCTGGAACATGCCCGTCGAGAGGATCAGGAACGCGGTGGCCGAGCAGACGATCAGCGTGTCGATGTAGACCGCGAAGGCCTGCACCAGCCCCTGCTTGGCCGGGTGCGAGACTTCGGTCGCAGCGGCCGCGTGGGGCCCCGTGCCCTGACCGGCCTCGTTGGAGTAGATGCCGCGGCGCACACCCTGGTCGACGGCGTAGCCGAGGATGCCCCCGAAGACGGCGTGGGCGCCGAACGCGGAGTCGAAGATCAGTCGCAGCATGGACGGGATCTCGGAGGCGTTGGCCAGCAGGACGATCAGCGCGACGATGATGTAGCCGATGGCCATGATCGGCACCACGGTGGCGGTGAAGTGCGCGATGCGCTTCACACCGCCGATGATGATGATGCCCAGCACGATGGCCAGGAAGACACCGATCATCCAGCGGTCGAGCGCCGGGAAGGCGCTGGTCAGCGCACCGGACATCGTGTCCGTCTGAATGCCGGGCAGGAAGATGCCCAGGGCGATCACGGAGACCACCGCGAAGATCCAGGCGTAGATCTTCAACGGAACGCCCGCCCAGGTGTGCCGGTACACGCGCTCGAAGTAGAACGCCGGACCACCGCGATACTCTCCGGTGCGCGGGTCGCGCTCCTTGTAGATCTGGCCGAGGGTGGACTCCACGAAGGACGTCGCCGCGCCCAGCAGCGCCACGATCCACATCCACATCACCGCACCCGGGCCGCCGGAGGCGATCGCCACGGCCACACCGGCGATGTTGCCGGCACCCACACGCCCGGACAGGGACATCGTCAGCGCCTGGAAGGGCGAGATGCCGTCCCTCGAGCTGCCGCCCTGGACCAGGTTCCGGATCATATTGGGGATCTGGCTGAACTGCACCAGCTTGGCGCGGATGGTGAAGAGCAGACCGGCGCCGAGGCACAGCCACACCAGGGCTGGGCTCCAGACGACAGTGTCCGCCCATTCGATGAAAGCGTCCATGGGTTTCCTTCCCTCATCAACACACTCCTGACCGCGACGCACGGGATGGTGTGGCCTGCAGCCGGCAGCGCGGACGGCGGCTCCTGAGTGTTGCCGGCGTCCATGGAGTGTCGGAACTCACGTCGAGCTCCGGTCGCAAAGATTAGCACCGTCCTGTGTCGGCGAGGTGTCACCGAGGACGGCGCGGCGTGATGCCGCTCACATCATGGCACACCGAGTATGAGATCACCGACTTCTGCCGAGACCGACTTCATCGCCCCACCATGACTATGCTGTGCTCCGTGACCAGCCCGACGTCGTCGACTCCGGAACTCCCTGCCCCGGCACCTTCCCGCCGCTTCCTGGCATGGGAGGTCATCCTGGTGCTGGGCCTGTCCCTGGGCCGCTCGGCGATCTACGCGATCCTACAGCTGGCCGAGCGGCTCTCCCTGGCCCCGCTGTCGGAGCAGTCGGCCACCGTGCACTCCAGCCGCTCCCGACATGAGCTCTTCGACCTGACCTACCAGCTGCTGGACAGCCTCTTCGCCCTGGTGCCGGTGGCCCTGGTGATCTACCTGTTCCTGCTGCACGGGACGAACCCGTTCCGCCGCTTCGGCCTGGACCTGCGCCGCCCTGGACGGGACCTCGGGATCGGTCTCGGACTGTTCGTGCTCATCGGGGCCGGGACCCTGGTGGTCTACCTGGCCGGGCGCACCGCTGGGCTGACCATGGAGATCGTCCCGTCCGACGTCACCGAACATTGGTGGACGACGCCGACGCTGCTGCTGGCCGCGGTGCGCCACGCCCTGGTGGAGGAGGTCATCATGATCGCGTACCTGTTCGACCGTGCGCGCCGCCTGTGGCCCGCCCTGGCGTCGTCGTCCTCGCGGGTCTCCCCGATGTGGTGGGTGATCGCCGCCGCCGCGCTGCTGCGTGGCGCCTACCACCTCTACCAGGGCTTCGGACCAGGGGTCGGCAATGCCCTGATGGGACTGATCTTCGGCGCGGTCTATCTCCGGTACGGCCGGGTGATGCCGTTGGTGATCGCCCACTTCCTGCTGGACGCGGTCGCCTTCCTGGCCTTCCCGCTGGTGCTTCAGCTCACCGGAATGTCGGGGCTCATCGGCGGATGACCGCGGCCAGCGCCTCGATCGGCTCGCTGATCTGCCGGAAGGACTCGTCGTAGACGTCCTCGGGCAGCATGTAGGGGTCGACGACGTCGCCCTCCGGCCCCGGCCCCCCGGCCCCCCGGCGGGCCTCATCCAGCAGCGGGACGACGGCGGCGAGCCTGTCCCGGGACGAGGCACCCTCGCCGACCAGCTCGTCGATCCGCTCCTTCGCCTCTCCCAGACTCCGCAAGTGTTCGAGCAGCCGGCCCAGTTCACGCACCGTGAAGGTCCGGGCTCGGGCGCCGGGCACCTCGGCGAGGACATCGTCGACGTGCTCCCGGGTCGCAGTGAGGATCAGGTCCGCCTCCTCGACCATGGACGCGGTGACCTGCCGGGCGGTGAAATCCCCAGCCTCCGCCCCGTACTCCTCGACGCGGCGCTTCATGGGCGGCTGCATGTCCTCGCCGTCATGGGCGAAGGTCCCCCCGGAGTGCACATGCAGTCCCTCCTCGACGGCGTCACCGAAGACATGGGCGATGAGCCGCTCCATGGCCGGGGAGCGGCAGATGTTGCCGGTGCAGACGGTCAGCACGGTGTAGTCCTGGGTCATGGTCCTCTCCTGGCGAGGTCTCGCGGATCGATTCTGCTCAGGATCCTCTCATAGGGCCAGGGTCGTCTCGCAGCAGCGCAGGGTGGCGGCCGCATAACCGTCCCCGAAGAGCACCCAGTGTCCGAGAAGGTAGAACAGCTGGTGGGCCGGCACACGATCCTCCCATCCCGGCGCGAGGGGCCACTGGGCCTGATAGCCCGCCACCACGGCATCCAGGTGGGGCAGGCCGAACAGCTGCATCATCGCCATGTCCGATTCCCGGTGGCCAGCGTGGGCGAAGGGATCGATGAGCACGCCCTCGACGTCGGCGTCGCGGCCCGGTGAGCCTGCGGCGGCGGGCTCCTCCGGGGAGGCCCGCCGCCACAGCAGGTTCCCGGACCAGAGGTCACCATGGAGG
It contains:
- a CDS encoding alanine/glycine:cation symporter family protein, translated to MDAFIEWADTVVWSPALVWLCLGAGLLFTIRAKLVQFSQIPNMIRNLVQGGSSRDGISPFQALTMSLSGRVGAGNIAGVAVAIASGGPGAVMWMWIVALLGAATSFVESTLGQIYKERDPRTGEYRGGPAFYFERVYRHTWAGVPLKIYAWIFAVVSVIALGIFLPGIQTDTMSGALTSAFPALDRWMIGVFLAIVLGIIIIGGVKRIAHFTATVVPIMAIGYIIVALIVLLANASEIPSMLRLIFDSAFGAHAVFGGILGYAVDQGVRRGIYSNEAGQGTGPHAAAATEVSHPAKQGLVQAFAVYIDTLIVCSATAFLILSTGMFQVETDDGVIDHATNLPEGAEAGAPYTQHALDTVFAGAGSIFVAIALTFFAFSTLVYYYYMAETNLTYAMRKVKSTSVQRALLAVLQVVILIVVFYGAMGAEGRAWSIGDIGVGIMAWLNIVGILLIQQPAFKALKDYRAQMKAGKDPQFDPRTLGVRNAEFWEERADAIANGTHPESGPQDSGSGGDGDQPAPVPVR
- a CDS encoding CPBP family intramembrane glutamic endopeptidase, which produces MTSPTSSTPELPAPAPSRRFLAWEVILVLGLSLGRSAIYAILQLAERLSLAPLSEQSATVHSSRSRHELFDLTYQLLDSLFALVPVALVIYLFLLHGTNPFRRFGLDLRRPGRDLGIGLGLFVLIGAGTLVVYLAGRTAGLTMEIVPSDVTEHWWTTPTLLLAAVRHALVEEVIMIAYLFDRARRLWPALASSSSRVSPMWWVIAAAALLRGAYHLYQGFGPGVGNALMGLIFGAVYLRYGRVMPLVIAHFLLDAVAFLAFPLVLQLTGMSGLIGG